One window of Hymenobacter sp. BRD128 genomic DNA carries:
- a CDS encoding phytanoyl-CoA dioxygenase family protein has protein sequence MASLSDYPRFTLGQELTAEQRAFFAKNGFLHFRPFASPEQVQSYLKATQDVQANWLAHHVEKVNGVPIKYGKDVDGSSIVQRFAFASQHSPVLHELLQDKRFEALFPLLEIQGGRVGENERDGLVVNHYVNVEGSEFSQMGWHTDSLRDVFYGKRIRPMLNVGLHLDGTKATNGGLRVIPGTHRQGLGKMLFRKKYYKDVYYDPNEIAIETEPGDLTVHDGRMWHRVAQSPLVGPESRRRVMYVPIIGGKYQPKSEESPTPFYLRFLHLVK, from the coding sequence ATGGCATCTTTATCCGATTATCCGCGCTTCACCCTCGGCCAAGAGTTAACGGCCGAGCAGCGCGCCTTCTTTGCTAAAAACGGATTTCTGCACTTTCGTCCCTTTGCCTCGCCCGAGCAGGTGCAGTCCTACTTAAAAGCTACTCAGGATGTGCAAGCCAACTGGCTAGCCCACCACGTGGAAAAAGTGAACGGCGTTCCGATTAAATACGGCAAGGATGTGGACGGCTCGTCCATCGTGCAGCGCTTCGCTTTTGCCTCGCAGCACAGCCCCGTGCTGCACGAACTGCTGCAAGACAAGCGTTTTGAGGCGCTGTTTCCCCTGCTGGAGATACAAGGCGGCCGCGTGGGTGAAAACGAGCGCGATGGCCTGGTAGTGAACCACTACGTGAACGTAGAAGGCTCCGAATTCAGCCAGATGGGCTGGCACACCGACTCGCTGCGCGACGTGTTTTACGGCAAGCGCATCCGGCCTATGCTCAACGTGGGCCTGCACCTCGACGGCACTAAGGCCACCAACGGCGGCCTGCGCGTGATACCCGGCACCCATCGCCAGGGCCTGGGCAAAATGCTGTTTCGCAAAAAGTACTACAAAGATGTGTACTACGACCCCAACGAAATAGCCATCGAAACCGAGCCCGGCGACCTCACCGTGCACGATGGCCGCATGTGGCACCGCGTGGCGCAGTCGCCGCTGGTAGGCCCCGAGTCGCGCCGCCGCGTCATGTACGTGCCCATCATCGGGGGCAAGTATCAGCCCAAGAGCGAGGAGAGCCCCACGCCGTTTTACCTGCGCTTCCTGCACTTGGTCAAATAG
- a CDS encoding SDR family oxidoreductase, with amino-acid sequence MPFALITGASRGIGRALALGLAQRGYDLLLVARSADQLQALAQEIQTSYQRPAQVLALDLTAPDAAAGVATWAAHQAPEGLAVLINNAGYGLWGRFEQLNLEEQLNMLQLNLNLPVQLTYALLPLLRRTAKGYILNVASTAAYQAVPSLTVYAASKAFLLSFSRGLRYELKDSTISVTCLSPGATTTDFGNRAGMGTELQAVANKVSMSPEQVAEAGLKALFAGKAEFIPGILNKVSARLTNVVPKPLVEKIAAGIYEKYL; translated from the coding sequence ATGCCTTTTGCTCTCATTACCGGCGCGTCGCGCGGCATTGGCCGGGCGCTGGCGCTAGGCCTGGCCCAGCGCGGCTACGACCTGCTGCTCGTGGCCCGCTCGGCCGACCAGCTTCAGGCATTGGCGCAGGAAATTCAAACCAGCTATCAGCGCCCAGCCCAGGTGCTGGCCCTCGACCTTACCGCGCCCGATGCCGCCGCCGGGGTAGCCACCTGGGCCGCCCACCAAGCACCCGAAGGCTTGGCCGTGCTCATTAATAATGCTGGCTACGGGCTGTGGGGCCGCTTCGAGCAGCTGAATCTGGAAGAGCAGCTTAATATGCTGCAACTCAACCTCAACCTGCCGGTGCAACTCACCTATGCGCTGTTGCCACTGCTGCGCCGCACTGCCAAAGGGTACATCCTCAACGTGGCTAGCACCGCTGCTTACCAGGCCGTGCCTTCGCTCACGGTGTATGCCGCCAGCAAAGCGTTCTTACTCAGCTTCAGCCGCGGCCTGCGCTATGAGTTGAAAGACAGCACTATCTCCGTCACCTGCCTCAGCCCCGGCGCTACCACTACCGACTTCGGCAACCGCGCCGGCATGGGCACCGAGCTCCAGGCCGTCGCCAATAAAGTGTCGATGAGCCCTGAACAGGTAGCCGAGGCCGGCCTCAAAGCCCTTTTTGCCGGCAAGGCCGAGTTTATACCAGGCATACTTAATAAGGTATCGGCGCGCCTTACCAACGTGGTGCCCAAGCCCCTTGTAGAAAAAATTGCGGCCGGCATCTACGAAAAGTACTTGTAA
- a CDS encoding TetR/AcrR family transcriptional regulator — protein MYLILGNPLAHPPHRVMITRRQHIANVALQLFGDKGFENTSTQQIAKAAGVSEALIFKHFGSKDQLLDFIIKSGYQRIIEHNRGGLLETDPLTFIHSVIDLPYKLVLEEPHFWKLQYRLADREMAKQQHERFMRPVPARLRVAFEQLGYPEPDKETRLLLLLIEALWKIEANKTDEHVREMLDFIKRKYEVQR, from the coding sequence TTGTACCTCATTCTGGGCAACCCGCTGGCCCACCCACCCCACCGCGTTATGATTACCCGCCGCCAACACATTGCCAATGTGGCGCTGCAACTATTTGGGGACAAAGGGTTTGAGAACACTTCCACCCAACAGATTGCCAAGGCAGCCGGTGTTTCGGAAGCCCTTATTTTCAAGCACTTCGGCTCAAAAGATCAGCTGCTCGACTTTATTATCAAGAGTGGCTACCAGCGCATTATCGAGCACAACCGGGGCGGGCTGCTCGAAACTGACCCGCTCACGTTTATCCATAGTGTGATTGACCTGCCTTACAAACTGGTGTTGGAAGAGCCGCACTTCTGGAAGCTGCAATACCGGCTGGCCGACCGCGAAATGGCTAAGCAGCAGCACGAACGCTTTATGCGCCCGGTGCCGGCACGGCTGCGGGTAGCCTTCGAGCAATTGGGCTACCCCGAGCCCGACAAAGAAACCCGCCTGCTACTGCTACTGATTGAAGCCTTGTGGAAAATCGAGGCCAACAAGACCGATGAGCACGTGCGCGAAATGCTCGACTTTATCAAGCGCAAGTACGAAGTGCAGCGCTAG
- a CDS encoding hydroxymethylglutaryl-CoA reductase has product MLLKLLYNRGSLHNLPDGQGVAFSIKNRLDTVRLTGLRQVKLGEVVVAASRIRLDLGGGEVRTGTSVGPDGQAIELPVGRVLTFVLDTPALAEGMHQLQAQFSTDAFGELSVEVEDAIVSQDGRVRIPRSDDDDYAEAAIQARQRFAEQFTQQEFRHLKNYSFDPHALKGNCEHFVGVAQVPVGLAGPLHVNGEHAQGEFLIPLATTEGTLVASYNRGMQVLNLCGGVKCTIIGDAMQRAPVFVFDDARGARDFGRWVAESLELIRPEAESTSRVARLQYIDTYLSNKFAFLRFNFSTGDAAGQNMVGRATFAACSWILEHYKGAPIRHFYLESNFATDKKASQINVMRTRGKRVVAEAVIRRDVLQQRMRVTPEQLAYHGQVSNVGAFLSGANNNGAHSANGITALFIATGQDVANVSESSAGVLYSEVTKEGDLYINITIPSLIVATHGGGTGLATQNECLRMLGCVGPGTVYKFAEIVAGVVLAGELSLGAAISSSDWVSSHEQYGRNR; this is encoded by the coding sequence ATGCTTCTCAAGCTGCTCTACAACCGGGGCAGCCTGCACAACCTGCCCGACGGCCAGGGGGTGGCGTTCAGTATTAAAAATCGACTTGATACGGTGCGCCTCACGGGCCTGCGGCAAGTGAAACTGGGCGAAGTAGTGGTGGCGGCTAGCCGCATCCGGCTCGACCTGGGCGGGGGCGAGGTGCGAACCGGGACGAGCGTTGGGCCCGACGGCCAGGCTATAGAGCTGCCGGTGGGCCGCGTCCTCACGTTTGTGCTCGACACGCCCGCCCTGGCCGAGGGCATGCACCAGCTGCAGGCACAATTTAGCACCGATGCATTTGGCGAGCTGAGCGTGGAGGTCGAAGATGCCATTGTGAGCCAGGATGGCCGCGTGCGTATCCCGCGCTCCGACGACGACGATTATGCCGAGGCTGCCATTCAGGCCCGGCAGCGCTTTGCCGAGCAGTTTACCCAGCAGGAATTCCGGCACTTAAAAAATTATTCCTTCGACCCGCACGCCCTCAAAGGCAACTGCGAGCACTTTGTGGGCGTGGCGCAGGTGCCCGTAGGGCTAGCCGGCCCGCTGCACGTGAACGGTGAGCACGCGCAGGGCGAATTTCTTATCCCGCTGGCTACTACCGAGGGCACGCTGGTGGCCAGCTACAACCGCGGTATGCAGGTGCTCAACCTGTGCGGCGGCGTGAAGTGCACCATTATCGGCGATGCCATGCAGCGCGCGCCGGTATTCGTGTTTGACGATGCGCGGGGTGCCCGCGACTTTGGCCGCTGGGTAGCCGAGAGCCTGGAGCTCATTCGACCCGAGGCCGAAAGTACCTCGCGCGTGGCTAGGCTGCAATACATTGATACTTACCTCAGCAACAAGTTTGCCTTTCTGCGCTTCAACTTCTCGACCGGCGACGCGGCCGGGCAAAATATGGTGGGCCGGGCCACCTTCGCGGCGTGCTCCTGGATTCTGGAGCACTACAAAGGCGCGCCCATTCGGCATTTTTACCTCGAGTCAAACTTTGCTACCGATAAGAAGGCTAGCCAGATAAACGTGATGCGCACACGCGGCAAGCGCGTGGTGGCCGAGGCGGTGATTCGGCGCGACGTATTGCAGCAGCGCATGCGCGTGACGCCCGAGCAGCTGGCCTACCACGGGCAGGTGAGCAATGTGGGCGCTTTTCTGAGCGGGGCCAACAACAACGGCGCGCACTCGGCCAACGGCATTACGGCGCTCTTTATCGCCACCGGCCAGGACGTGGCCAACGTGAGTGAGTCGAGCGCCGGCGTGCTGTATTCGGAGGTAACGAAGGAGGGCGATTTGTACATTAACATTACCATCCCATCGCTCATCGTGGCCACCCACGGCGGCGGCACCGGGCTAGCCACCCAGAATGAGTGCCTGCGCATGCTGGGCTGCGTGGGGCCGGGCACGGTCTATAAGTTTGCCGAGATAGTGGCCGGCGTGGTGCTGGCCGGCGAGCTGAGCCTGGGCGCCGCCATTAGCAGCAGCGACTGGGTGAGCAGCCACGAGCAGTACGGCCGCAACCGCTAG
- the def gene encoding peptide deformylase: MILPIVAIGDPVLKTLAKDLPADLPAAELQKLVEDMFETMYSAHGVGLAAPQIGRAVRLFVMDSGPMLGPDEDDEDEPVEVAAPDEIQEMPIKRAFINPQMLSETGEPWGFEEGCLSIPGVRELVSRCPNIVLRYEDENRQVHEEAFSGMAARIIQHEYDHLEGILFTDKLSAFKKQLLKGRLARISKGDVKHDYRMKFATSGRR, from the coding sequence ATGATTCTCCCGATTGTTGCCATCGGCGACCCCGTTCTCAAAACCCTCGCCAAAGACCTGCCCGCCGACCTGCCCGCCGCTGAGCTACAAAAGCTGGTGGAGGATATGTTCGAAACCATGTACTCGGCCCACGGCGTGGGGCTGGCCGCGCCGCAAATCGGGCGCGCCGTGCGCCTGTTTGTGATGGACTCGGGCCCCATGCTGGGCCCCGATGAGGACGACGAGGACGAGCCCGTAGAAGTAGCCGCGCCCGACGAAATCCAGGAAATGCCCATTAAGCGCGCCTTTATCAACCCCCAGATGCTGAGCGAAACCGGCGAGCCCTGGGGCTTCGAGGAAGGCTGCCTGAGCATTCCCGGCGTGCGCGAGCTGGTGAGCCGCTGCCCCAATATCGTGCTGCGCTACGAGGACGAAAACCGCCAGGTGCACGAGGAAGCATTTAGTGGCATGGCGGCCCGTATTATTCAGCATGAATACGACCACCTCGAAGGTATCTTGTTCACCGACAAGCTTTCAGCTTTTAAAAAGCAGCTGCTGAAAGGCCGGCTGGCCCGCATCAGCAAGGGCGATGTGAAGCACGACTACCGCATGAAATTTGCGACCAGCGGGCGCCGCTAG
- a CDS encoding S41 family peptidase — MPAPLPSPRDDSATAPAPVRRGRGYRLALLPLLTLGLGIILGTNPFRPHTENPDATARGYLRYKEILTAIDRDYVDSVDADGLTNYAVAQLLGKLDPHSVYIPAKDREQVDAFLQSSFDGVGLDFNFFRDTATVVTTLPGGPAEAAGLLPGDQVLRVGTQPVAGAHLSTTQLTQLLRGVKGSSLTLLVARPGQPQSLAVRLNRGRLPNASVEPGVLLEDGQTGYIKVNRFAANTYEEFKTQLADLQRQGLKRLVLDLRGNPGGYLDRATRLADEFIAGSRKIVYTAGKDEQYATQTYAHVAGDWEQQPLVVLVDENSASAAEVLAGALQDHDRALLVGRRTFGKGLVQQPIALQEGGELRLTVARYYTPVGRCIQKPYGADRASYNRELTERQQRGELNSADSVHFAAGQRFRTDHGRVVYGGGGIMPDIFVARDTLLHSAYYAKLQHVGAVWAYALAFYQQHKTELAGLRFAQYQAVFRVTDTELDGLVRTAALAGLRPDPVALRRCAPALRSYLKACIARSAYGAEAGRAVLRDTDLELQQALHVVQDSTAQLALLGGK, encoded by the coding sequence ATGCCTGCCCCGTTGCCATCGCCCCGCGATGATTCTGCTACTGCCCCGGCGCCGGTTCGCCGCGGCCGGGGGTACCGCCTGGCGCTGCTGCCGCTGCTCACCTTGGGCCTTGGTATTATCTTGGGTACCAATCCGTTTCGCCCTCATACCGAAAACCCCGACGCGACGGCCAGGGGCTACCTGCGCTACAAGGAAATCCTGACTGCCATCGACCGCGACTACGTCGATTCGGTCGACGCCGATGGGCTCACCAACTATGCCGTGGCGCAGCTGCTGGGCAAGCTCGACCCGCACTCGGTGTACATCCCGGCCAAGGACCGCGAGCAGGTCGATGCCTTCCTGCAAAGCAGCTTCGACGGGGTGGGGCTCGATTTTAACTTTTTCCGGGATACGGCCACCGTCGTGACGACCCTGCCGGGCGGCCCGGCCGAGGCCGCCGGCCTGCTGCCCGGCGACCAGGTACTGCGCGTGGGTACGCAACCGGTGGCCGGGGCGCACCTCAGCACGACGCAGCTAACCCAGCTGCTGCGCGGGGTCAAGGGCAGCAGCCTGACCTTGCTCGTGGCGCGGCCGGGCCAGCCGCAGTCCCTGGCCGTGCGCCTCAACCGGGGCCGCCTGCCCAATGCGTCGGTAGAGCCGGGGGTACTATTGGAAGACGGCCAGACGGGGTATATTAAAGTGAACCGCTTCGCGGCCAATACCTACGAAGAATTTAAAACCCAGCTGGCCGACTTGCAGCGCCAAGGCCTGAAGCGGCTGGTGCTCGACCTGCGCGGCAACCCCGGCGGCTACCTCGACCGCGCCACTAGGCTAGCCGACGAATTTATTGCGGGCTCGCGCAAAATCGTGTACACCGCCGGCAAAGACGAGCAGTATGCCACCCAGACCTATGCCCACGTGGCCGGCGACTGGGAGCAACAGCCGCTGGTGGTGCTGGTGGATGAGAACAGCGCCTCGGCCGCCGAGGTGCTGGCCGGTGCGCTGCAAGACCACGACCGCGCCCTGCTGGTGGGCCGCCGCACCTTCGGCAAGGGCTTGGTGCAGCAGCCAATCGCGTTGCAGGAAGGCGGCGAGCTGCGCCTCACGGTGGCGCGCTACTACACGCCGGTGGGCCGGTGCATTCAGAAGCCTTACGGTGCCGACCGCGCCAGCTACAACCGCGAGCTGACCGAACGCCAGCAGCGCGGCGAATTGAACTCGGCCGACAGCGTGCACTTTGCCGCTGGGCAGCGCTTTCGCACCGACCACGGCCGGGTGGTGTACGGCGGTGGCGGCATCATGCCCGACATCTTTGTGGCCCGCGATACGCTGCTGCACTCGGCTTATTACGCTAAGCTGCAACACGTAGGTGCCGTGTGGGCCTACGCGCTAGCCTTCTACCAGCAGCACAAGACCGAGCTGGCGGGCCTACGCTTTGCGCAGTACCAGGCGGTATTTCGCGTTACCGATACCGAGCTTGATGGCCTGGTGCGCACGGCAGCGCTGGCCGGCCTGCGGCCCGACCCGGTGGCGCTACGCCGCTGCGCGCCGGCCCTGCGCAGCTACCTCAAGGCCTGCATCGCGCGCAGTGCCTACGGCGCTGAAGCTGGCCGCGCCGTGCTGCGCGATACCGACCTGGAGCTTCAGCAGGCGCTACACGTGGTGCAGGATAGCACCGCGCAGCTGGCCCTGCTTGGAGGGAAATAA
- a CDS encoding helix-turn-helix domain-containing protein yields the protein MRDTAFCTSACSMTRTMGVLGGKWKPIIITQLADRRVRFGQLAQRMPLISRKVLTEQLKELEEDGIVRREAFAELPPRVEYSLTMYGLELLPILAQLCAWHSAAPAK from the coding sequence ATGCGCGACACTGCTTTCTGTACTTCCGCCTGTTCGATGACGCGCACAATGGGCGTGCTGGGCGGCAAATGGAAACCCATCATCATCACCCAGCTCGCCGACCGCCGCGTTCGCTTTGGGCAGCTGGCGCAACGTATGCCGCTTATTTCGCGCAAAGTGCTGACTGAACAGCTCAAGGAGCTGGAAGAAGACGGCATTGTGCGCCGCGAAGCCTTTGCCGAGCTGCCCCCCCGCGTCGAATATTCGCTTACCATGTATGGGTTAGAGCTGCTGCCCATTCTTGCCCAGCTCTGCGCCTGGCACAGCGCCGCGCCGGCTAAGTAA
- the ruvX gene encoding Holliday junction resolvase RuvX: MSTPATGRILAIDYGHKRVGLAITDPLQLIASPLDTIHSQDLVKFVLDYHRREPLAAVVVGMPRTLLNEPTDSTSAVVGLLRRLRRELPELAVHEIDERFTSRLAKQAMLAGGLGRKARQDKATVDKVSAALILQSFLESPLR; the protein is encoded by the coding sequence ATGTCTACTCCCGCTACCGGCCGCATTCTGGCTATCGACTACGGCCACAAGCGGGTGGGCCTGGCCATTACCGACCCGCTCCAGCTTATTGCGTCGCCGCTCGACACCATTCACAGCCAGGATTTGGTAAAATTTGTGCTCGACTACCATCGGCGCGAGCCGCTGGCGGCCGTGGTGGTGGGCATGCCCCGCACCCTGCTCAACGAGCCCACCGACTCGACCAGCGCCGTGGTGGGTCTGCTGCGCCGCCTGCGCCGCGAGCTGCCCGAGCTGGCCGTCCACGAAATCGACGAGCGCTTTACTTCACGGCTAGCCAAGCAGGCCATGCTGGCCGGTGGCCTGGGCCGCAAGGCCCGCCAGGACAAAGCCACCGTCGATAAGGTGAGCGCGGCGCTTATTCTTCAGTCATTTCTAGAATCCCCCCTACGTTAA